A region of the Clostridium sp. AN503 genome:
CCTGATTGTTTACGGATTTTTACTGGTATCCCAGAGTTGGAACCGTACATTTAATACATTGAAAATGAGTTATGCATGGTGTACTCTTGCTGTACCGGTGGGATCGCTGCTCATGTTCTTCAGTATGATCGGAAAATTAATCGGTGATATCAAACGACCGGTAAAAGAATGGGGGGTTAATGAATGTTAAATGCAGTTGGATTTTTCCTGATTCTCCTGTTTTTGGGTATGCCGGTGGCTTTTGCGATTGCGGTGTCAGGTTTTGCATTTTTTCTGATGCGACCGGAGATCCCATGGACGATTTTGGTACAGAAGTCTTTGTCTACTACTCAGTCTTTCACGATGCTGGCAATCCCGCTGTTTATTTTTGCGGGAAATCTGATGAATAATACCGGCATCACATCTCGCCTGGTAAAGTTGGCAAATGTGTTAACTGGTCATATGTATGGTTCTATTGGACAGGTTTCTGTTGTACTGTCAACTCTTATGGGGGGCGTATCAGGGTCTGCGGTTGCTGATGCGGCAATGGAATGCCGTATTCTGGGACCAGAGATGACAAAGCGTGGCTATGCTCCGGGGTGGGCTGCGGCAATTAACTGCTTGTCCGGTCTGATCGTGGCTACGATCCCACCATCTATGGGGTTGATTCTTTATGGTACTGTAGGAGAAGTTTCGATTGGCCGTCTGTTTGTGGCAGGCTTTTTGCCGGGTATTATCATGTGTGTTTTTATGATGATCGCGACCTCCTGGTCTGCTCGTCATTTTGGATACAAGCCGGATCACGACAAACCATCACCGCCAGGTGTGATTCTTAAATCTTGCATTGAGAGTATCTGGGCCTTGCTGTTTCCAATTCTTTTGATTGTGCTGATCAGGTTTGGGGTTATGACCCCCTCTGAGTCCGGCGCATTTGCAGTGTTCTATGCGTTGTTTGTGGGATTGTTTATTTATAAGGAACTGGACTTGGAAAAGTTTAAAAAGTGTATTGTAGACAGTGTAAAGGACTTGTCTGTTATCACCATGATTTTGGCCTTCTCTGGAATATTTAGTTATGGCGTTGTATTTGACCAGCTTCCTAAGACCTTGACTACCATGCTTGTAGGTCTGACCAGCAACAAGTACATATTACTTTTGTTAATCCTGATCATGCTGACTGTGTTTGGTATGTTTATGGAAACAACGGTTATCACTCTGATTGTGACACCGATCTTGATTCCGATCATTACGAAATATGGAATTGATCCGGTACATTTTGGTATTATCATGATGACCATTGTCACTATGGGATGTTCTACACCGCCGGTTGGGGTGGCGCTTTATACCTGCTCGAATATTATGGACTGTTCTGTACAGGATACGACCAAATATTCCGTACCATTATTTATCGCAATTTTGGCTACGTTGGCAATCTGTATTTTCTTCCCACAGTTGGTGCTGTTTTTGCCGAATATGATTTACGGCGGTTGATTTGATTGACAGTTATATAAAATTTATAAGGCAGGCGGGTTTTGTCGAGAAATTCTTCTTGACAAAACCCGCTTCTCTATTATAGAATACAAATAAATACTTTGAATATCAAAACATTTGAGTTTAAAACTAATTTCAGAATAAATCTCAACATTAACAGAAAACGGGTAGGAAAGCATGACAAGCAGAATTATTGGAACCGGTTCTTATGCGCCGGATCAGGTTGTTACGAATGATGATTTGGCTAAGATAGTGGAGACCAGTGATGAGTGGATCCAAAGCAGGACCGGGATACGTGAGAGAAGGATCGCTGCGGCGGATGAGGGTACCAGCGCAATGGCAGTGAGGGCCGCAGAGCGGGCGATCCAGGATGCAGGAATAAAACCGGAGGAATTGGACATCATCCTGCTGGCGACCTCCTCACCGGACTACTGCTTCCCCAATGGGGCCTGTGAGGTGCAGGCGGCCATCGGGGCGGTGAATGCTGCGGCGTTTGATATCAGCGCGGCATGTACCGGCTTCGTGTTTGCACTGAGCACGGCCCAGGCGTTCATCCAGGCGGGCATCTATAAGACCGGGCTGGTGATCGGCGCGGACTGTTTGAGCAAGCTCACCGACTGGAGCGACCGGGGCACCTGCGTGCTGTTCGGAGACGGCGCGGGCGCGGCTGTGGTGCGGGCGGAGGAAACCGGCGTGATCCGCAGCATCATGCATTCAGACGGAGTAAAGGGTCCGGTGTTGTCCTGTGTAGCCAGGTCGGAAGGCAACTTCCTAAGCGGCAAGAAGCCGGAGCTTGGATATATGTACATGGACGGTCAGGAAGTGTTCAAGTTTGCAGTCAAGAGGGTGCCGGAGTGCATCAATCAGATACTTACACAAACCGGGACTGATATCGAGGACATCAAATATTTTGTCCTGCATCAGGCGAACTTCCGAATCTTTGAGTCCATGGCCAAGCGGCTGAAGCAGCCCATGGAAAAGTTTCCGATGAACATCGACCGCTACGGTAATACTTCCGGCGCATCGGTGCCGATCATGCTGGACGAGCTGAACCGGGAAGGGAAGCTTAAAAAAGGCGACAAGATCATCCTGTCAGGCTTTGGCGGCGGGCTGACCTGGGGAGCGATCCTGTTAGAGTGGTGATGTGCCGCCAGACGGGGAGTTGGAAATAGCTGATGGCCAGAGCACAGAACAGCCGCAGCATCCAGATCGCTGAGCGGCAACCGCGCCGCATAAAAATCACGGTAGTTAAGAGCGACAGTCAAGACAGAAGCCTTCGGGCGAAGGTAAGGCTATCCTCTCTATAAAATATAAAAAATAAAACATTTTAAATTAAAAGGAGAACAAAAACATGTTAGAGAAAATGAAAGAGATCATTGCAGACCAGTTAAGCGTAGACGCTGATACCATTACCGAGGCTTCTTCCTTCAAAGAAGATCTGGGCGCGGATTCCCTGGACTTATTCGAGCTGGTTATGGCGCTTGAGGATGAGTATTCTGTTGAGATCCCGTCTGACGACCTGCAGAACCTGCTGACTGTTGGCGATGTAATGAACTACTTGAAGGAAAAAGGTGTAGAGGCTTAATGCCCTGCACCTTCCTTTTGAAAAAGGGCACAGACCCTGACTTAGACTGATTTTGAGAGGCTGTTGGAGGAACCAAATGAAGACAAGAATTACGGAACTGTTAGGAATTGAATATCCGATCATACAGGGCGGAATGGCCTGGGTGGCAGAGAACCATCTGGCAGCAGCCGTATCGGAAGCAGGCGGACT
Encoded here:
- a CDS encoding beta-ketoacyl-ACP synthase III gives rise to the protein MTSRIIGTGSYAPDQVVTNDDLAKIVETSDEWIQSRTGIRERRIAAADEGTSAMAVRAAERAIQDAGIKPEELDIILLATSSPDYCFPNGACEVQAAIGAVNAAAFDISAACTGFVFALSTAQAFIQAGIYKTGLVIGADCLSKLTDWSDRGTCVLFGDGAGAAVVRAEETGVIRSIMHSDGVKGPVLSCVARSEGNFLSGKKPELGYMYMDGQEVFKFAVKRVPECINQILTQTGTDIEDIKYFVLHQANFRIFESMAKRLKQPMEKFPMNIDRYGNTSGASVPIMLDELNREGKLKKGDKIILSGFGGGLTWGAILLEW
- the acpP gene encoding acyl carrier protein, with product MLEKMKEIIADQLSVDADTITEASSFKEDLGADSLDLFELVMALEDEYSVEIPSDDLQNLLTVGDVMNYLKEKGVEA
- a CDS encoding TRAP transporter large permease, with the protein product MLNAVGFFLILLFLGMPVAFAIAVSGFAFFLMRPEIPWTILVQKSLSTTQSFTMLAIPLFIFAGNLMNNTGITSRLVKLANVLTGHMYGSIGQVSVVLSTLMGGVSGSAVADAAMECRILGPEMTKRGYAPGWAAAINCLSGLIVATIPPSMGLILYGTVGEVSIGRLFVAGFLPGIIMCVFMMIATSWSARHFGYKPDHDKPSPPGVILKSCIESIWALLFPILLIVLIRFGVMTPSESGAFAVFYALFVGLFIYKELDLEKFKKCIVDSVKDLSVITMILAFSGIFSYGVVFDQLPKTLTTMLVGLTSNKYILLLLILIMLTVFGMFMETTVITLIVTPILIPIITKYGIDPVHFGIIMMTIVTMGCSTPPVGVALYTCSNIMDCSVQDTTKYSVPLFIAILATLAICIFFPQLVLFLPNMIYGG